Part of the Fusobacteriaceae bacterium genome is shown below.
GTGGGGACTGTAATCCCGATGAATCAAAGCGTTCAATATAATCTCTCGAATGGCTTCGATGGGGTATTCCGGCTTGTCATGGCGCAAACCCGTATCGGGATCAATAATCACAGCCACTTTCATGTTTCTTCTACAAAAGGCGACCGCGCCTTCCACCATTTCTCCGATAGTCCCTTCGATGCGCTTGTTATCGAGAAAACGCTCCCGCCTGCTGCCTACATCGCCGATCTCGTATCCCGGTATGACAATTGCCGTTATCCCCAACTGACGAAAATACTGCTGCGGATACAAATTGAAGCACAGAATCGCTGCCAAAGTAGGCTTTCCGTCTCTTGTAATTCCGAGCAGCTCATATATGTGGTCCTTGGCAAGTTTCGCAAACATCGGGCGGTCTTTTTTCATCTCATAGACATAACGATTGAGCAGTTCCTGTTCCATAAAGGTAAAATCGGCCCTGTCGATGATCCTTTCGTCGTCGTGGCGGTGTTTTTTGTAAGATTCATAATTGTAAACTTCGTATTCGGTCATGGGCATATCGGCCTCGCCTACCCGAATATATGATCCTTTGCTTTTCCCGAGGCCTTTATAGTAGCAAGGGCGCTCCGTAATATCCAAAGGGGGGATTTCCACGGAACAAATAGAAACGTCTTGAAACCGGGCGATAGTAAATATTCCCCTGACCTGAGGCTCCATTTGCGTGCATTGCTCCGTCACTTTTTTTTGCAAATTCTGCCCGTCGTAAACCCCAACCGCCGCAAAATTTTTGGATTCATCCAAGCCAAAAACGATCGTTCCTCCGCTGTCCTGATTGGAAAAAGAGGACAAGGTATCATAAAGCCGCTTGGGGCAGTCCTTATGGGCGGATTTTACCTCAATGGTCCGGGTTTCGCTTTTGTGGAGTTGAATAGTCTTTGCCAATTCTATCAATTCTTCTTCCAACATTTTGATCACCTGGAATATAGTATAGCATATTTTTGCAAATTTAGCAAATATTATTTGTTTATTTTTATTTTAGCAAACATTATTTGTTTATTTATTTTCATGGGCGAGGTCTGAGTACAATAAAAAAAGAGTTGCCGCCTCGCGACAACTCTTTCTTATTAGCTCTTACTTCCCCTTGATGAATTCCGGAACGTCGCCGGTAGCGGCGACATATCCCGCGATATAGCCGTTGGCGCAGGCGTCGGCGTCGGCGTTGGAACCCAGCCGGTTTGTGCCGTGAACGCCGCCGGTGACTTCACCCGCGGCATAGAAGCCGGGGATAACGTTTCCGAAGTCGTCAAGAACTTCCAGTTTCGACGTTGTGATGAGTCCGCCCATGGTGTGGTGAACCGAAGGCCACTGGGGAACCGCGTAATAGGGTCCCGTCGTCATTTGAACGGCCTTTGCCGTGATGACTTTCTTGAAGTCCGGATCGTTTTTATCCTGCACATACTTGTTGTGTTTCTCGATGGTTTCCGTAAGGACGCCCGGAGCGATGTTGACATTGCCTTCCTGGCCCGCGGGACTTCTGAACTTCATGGCGTTCAGTTTCTTCGCGAGGTCTTCCAGCGTATCGCCCTTGATTACCCGTTCGTTCTCGATACCGGAATTGATGTCATCCATTGTCGTAAAGCCCGTATCTACGATCTGCTGATTGAGGATCGTAAAGGTCGGGAATCCGCCGGAACTCTGAGCGGCTCTGGCGTTGACGTCCCGCCGCTCGCCTTCGCTCACGTACCGTTTTCCCTGATAATCCACGTAAACGATACCCGCAGAGGGTCCCGAGAAGGGAATAACCGCCCACAAGTCCAGAACGCCCGTATTGGGATTGGCGAAGGGGTACAGCTGGATGTTGCTCATCTGCATGGTGTCCGCGCCGACTTCCTTGGCGTAAACGATGCCTTCGCCCGTAGCTCCGATATGATTCGTCGTAGGCATGTCTTTGGTCAGGGTCGGCAACTGGGCTGAACGCATGGCCACGTTGGCGCTGAATCCGCCGGTTGCCAGTACAACACCCTTTGTGGCTTTGATGGTCTTGATGCCTTTGGGCGTATAGACCGCTATCCCGACAACCCGGCCCGTTTCGTTTCCTTCGCGGTAGATCCGGACCATTTTCGAATTGCACTGCACTTCAACGCCGGCGTTTTTGATCATTTTGGCCTGAACTTCGATGATTTTGTCGCCCTGGCTGTTGGTCGTGGCATAAGTCCTGAACCCGTAGTGTCCGCCCGCCATGATGATGCTGGGCCGCAGTTCCAGTCCGTTGTCGATCAGGAGATCAAAGAAAAATGGCGCGCCGTAAACCATGTTCTTGACCATGTCGAGCCTGCTCTGGTAGTCTCCGCCCGTCATGGTATCCTCGATGTGCTTTTCGGCCGTGTTGGTTTCCGTGGGAAGATTGAGTTCCTTCGTGAGTTTGTCGGCGATTTTGCTGGTCCAGCTGGCGTACTGTCCGCCGTTGATCTGGGAGTTGCCGCCGATAAAGGGCATTTTTTCGATTACGACCGTTTTCGCTCCGTTGGTCGCGGCGGCATAGGCGGCCGAAAGTCCCGCGTAGCCTCCGCCCACAACGACGATGTCCCAGGTCTCATCCCATTTGTCCGGGGTCGTCGCCGGTCCGCGATCGGTTCCGTTGGGGTCCGTCAGCTCTTTCCTGGTCAGGCCGGGAACGGGAACGGGCTTGGAGAAATCCGCGGGGTTGCCGCCGGCGTCCACGATCGCCTTCCGAACCGCGTAGCGGATGGCGCCTGACGAAAGGGTTGCCCCTGCCACGGCGTCCACGCCGATACTCTGGTTCTTCACGATGGTCTCAGGAAGCACGGCGATGGCTGTCGAAGCAATCCCCGGCGTTTCATTGTGGGAAACGACCGTTACCGATTTGATCGCGCTATCCGTGAGTTCCACATCCACTTTGAAGCCGAAGGCGTTTCCCTTCACCTCCTCATGATAAACGCCCGCTTTCAGTTTCGGCGCCGCAGGCGCGGGCGCAGCCGTTACCCAGGCGACAACCGCAATCAAAGCGGATGCGGCCAGTGCCGAACCGATGTTCCTTGAAATGCTTCGTTTCTTCATCTGTATTACCTCCTGTAAAATATGATCGGTTTCCGAACCGTCTACGGAATACCGGCTTAGCTGTACGTAAAAATACAAAAATCCGAAAAAAGGTTTTCAGTACCTATATACCCCGAAAACTTTTGTTTGTCAATATTGACACAGTTTATTTTTGCTGATTATTTTGTAGATCTGAGATTTTTCTTGGCGAATGAAGCGCTTGATAGCTTGCGCCGGACGGCCCCGCAGGGGCCGCCCGAAAAAAATGTTGTGCAATTTGGCTTTTTCGAATATGCTATAAAAACCGCATTCAGGAGATATCCCAATGTTTAACAGACTTTATTTTGAATAAGCGCAAAAAAAGGGGCGCCGCTTCTGCGGCAGCCCCTTTTCTTTTTTCCCTTACTTTCCCTTGATGAATTCCGGAACATCGCCGGTAGCGGCGAAATATCCCGCTATGTAGCCGTTTACGCTGGCGTCGGGTCCCGCGTTGGAACCGAGCCGGTTCGTCCCGTGAACGCCGCCGGTTACCTCGCCCGCCGCAAGGAGCCCGGGGATAACCTTTCCCTCGGCATCCAAAACTTCCAGTTTCTGGTCAACGACGAGTCCGCCCATGGTATGGTGCACCGAAGGCCACTGGGGAATCGCGTAGAAGGGGCCCTTTTCGATCTTCAACATAACGTCGTCGATGACTTTGTTGAAATCGGGATCTTTCTTGGCAGCCACGTAGCCGTTATGCTTTTCGATGGTCTCCGTCAGTTTGCCGGGGGCGATATTTACGGTGCCCTCCTGGCCGGAAGGACTGCGGTAAGACCGTTTGGCGATTTCTTTCGCGAGGTCTTCGAGCGTGTCGGCCTTGAATACCCGGTCATTTTCTATACCGGAATTGATCGTTTCCTGGCTGGTAAATCCGCCTTTGTCAATGATTACCTGGTCAAGGATACAGAAGCAGGGGAATCCGCCGGAATTGATCATGGCCTGCGCGTTTACGTCGCGGCGTTCGCCTTCATTGACATAGCGCTCGCCCTTGTAGTCAACATACACAACGCCCGTGGAGGGACCCGAGAAGGGGATAACCGCCCATACGTCCAGAACGCCGTTGTTGGGGTTGGCGAAGGGATACAGCTGGATGTAATCCATCTGCATGATCTCCGCGCCGACTTCCTGTGCGTACAGGATGCCTTCGCCGGTCTGGCTCAGCATGTTCGTCGTGGGATAGGCGTTCGTCAGTTCGGGCACGTACTTTGTCCGGAACTCGAGGTTGGCGCTGAATCCGCCGGTCGCCAGGATCACGTATTTTTCCGCTTTGATGGTCTTTACGCCTTCCGGACTGTAGGTAGCCACGCCGACAACTTTGCCTTTTCCGCCGTTGTCGCGATAAATCCGGACAACTTTTGTGTTGAGTTTTGTCGTGACGCCGACTTCTTTATTGAGTTTTTTCTGGACTTCCATTACGTCAAAGCCTTGTTCGTGCTCCAGCGTATAGGTCCGGTAACCGTAGTGGCCGCCGGGTCGGGTCAGGCTTTCGCGGACTTTGAGGCCGTTTTTCAGCATCAGGTTCAGATAGAAGGGGGAACCGTAAACCATGTTCTTGACGAGTTCCAGCGTACTCTTCATATCGCCGCCCTTCATGGTATCTTCCACGTGTTTTTCCGCCGTGTCGGGAACGAGGTTGAACTGTTTCTGGAGTTTTTCCGCGAGATCGCTGGTATAGGCAGCCCATACGCCGCCGTTGATCTGGGAATTTCCGCCGACAAAGGGCATCTTTTCAATGAGAACCGTCTTGGCGCCGTTTGCCTGGGCCGCGTAGGACGCCGCCATTCCGGCATAACCGCCGCCGACAACCACAACGTCATAAGTCTCATCCCATTTGGCGGGAACATCCGCCGGGCCGCGATCGGTTCCGTTGGGATCCGTGATTTCCTTCCGGGTCAGGCCGGGAACGGCAACGGGTTTCGTGAAATCCCCGGGGGTTCCGCCGGCGTCCACAATGGCCTGCCGAACGGCGCTCCGGATGGCCGCCGACGAAAGGGTGGCCCCCGCCACGGCGTCCACGCCGATACTCTGGTTTTTCACAATGGCGTCGGGAATAACGGCGATTGCGGCTTCCGCGATTCCGGGCGTATCATTGTGGGATACGACCTTGACCGACTTGATTCCGCTCTCCGTGAGCTCAACGTCCACTTTGAAGCCGAAGGCGTTTCCCTTCACTTCCTCATGATAGACGCCAGCTTTCAGTGTCGGCGCCGCAGACGCGGGCGCTGCCGTTACCCAGGCGACAACCGCGATCAAAGCGGACGCGGCCAGGGCCGAACCGATGTTTCTTGAAATGCATCGTTTTTTCATCTGATTTTACCTCCTGTAAAATACTTGAGATTGAAATGGTCTACGGAAAATCAAGTTGAGCCTGCTGTATAAGTACAAAAATCCGAGAATAGACTTTCAATACGTATATACCTCAAAAATTGTCGTTTGTCAATATTGCCACAGTTTATTTTGTCAAAAAAATCAGGACAAAAAATCAGGCGTACATGGTGTACGCCTGACGCTCCGACCTCCGGGAGGCATTATTTTCATTGGAGCGGGAAACGGGACTCGGACCCGCGACATTTACCTTGGCAAGGTAACACTCTACCAACTGAGTTATTCCCGCAAGCAGTATTTATCTTATCACACTTTGCCTTTTTTTGCAACTACTTTTTTATTTTTTCAGAAAATCTTCCCGCGCCGGGGTGAAAACATCGAGCACGAGGGTCTTTTCCAGGGCCTTCATGCCGTGGACCGCGTTGGGGGTCACATAGTAGGAATCTCCGGCCGTCATAATGACTTCGGGTTTACCGGCTTCGTGATAAGCCGCTTTTCCCGAGACCACATAGGTGATCTGCTCATGGGGATGGCTGTGGTCGGCGCCGACGCCACCCGCCTCAAAGGCGACCTCCACAATCATGAGTCCTTCGCTGTGGCTCAAGACCTTGCGCGTTACGCCGCCGCCCAGCTGATCCGTTTCCGTGTCGCTGTTTTTCGTAAACATGGAATTCCTCCCCGCTTTCGCGAAATCATTTGGGAACACTTTATGATACCATATTTTTCGTCTTTTTTCAAGTCGAAAACCAAATTTTTATCCGATTTTATTCAATCAGGCTGATTTTCGGGACCAGTTTGCGTTTGTACAGCCGGTGAATGAAGAAGCAGCTCCGGAAGGCCCAGTCGATCATCATGGAGATCCAGACGCCGACGACGCCGAAGCCCAGATATTTCCCGATCACGAAGCTCCCCAGCACCCGGAACAAAAACATTGAGGAGATGGAGACTTTCATCGTAAACGTCGCGTCGTTTGAGGCCCGGAGCGCGTTGGGGAGGCAAAAGGACAGGGGCCAGAGAAACATGGCAAAGACGCTGTGCATGGTCGTCAAGATAAAGGCCGTGTCGAAGGTTTCCGGAGTCAGGTTGCAGAGGGCCAGGATCCGCTTCATGCAGAGGATCAGGACGACGTTGAGGCAGGTCTCGACGAGAATGCAGATTTTCATGAGCTTAAACGTGAAAAATCGCGCTTCTTTGTATTTGCGCGCGCCGACGCACTGACCGACGACCGTGATGAGCCCCACGCCGATGGCCATGCCGGGGATGACCTGCACGGCGGAAATAGGGCTGGAGATGCCGTTGGCGGCGATGGCCGAGATGCCGAAGGACGTAATGAGCCGCGCCACGATGACCTTCCCCAGCTGAAAGACGCTGTTTTCAAGGCCGTTGGGGACGCCGATGTAAAGGATCTTCCGGATCATGGAAAAATCGTAGCCGAGCCGGAAGCGCCGGTCGATGGAAAGCCGGAGTTTTTCGTCCCGGGCGAGCCACAGGATTACGACGGCCGCCACGCCCCGGGAGACGAGGGATGAGACGGCCGCCCCCGCCACGCCCATGGGGAAAATGAAAATCAGCGTGTAATTGCCCGCGATATTCACGAGATTCATGATGAAGGAAATGATCATGGTGATCTTGGAGTTGCCCTGCGCCCGGAATATGGCCGCTCCCGCGTTGTACAGGCCCAAAAAGGGAAAGGAGGCCGCGATGATATAAAAATATATTCTGGCGTTGGCGGCGACTTTCGGATGCAGATCCCCGTAGATCAGGCGGAGGATTCCCCCGTTGAAGGCCACCGAAATCAGGCAGAAAAAGGAGGAAATCACAAAAAGGACGAGGACCAGCTGGTTCACGCCGACCTTTGCCTTTGCCCTGTCGCCGAAGCCCAGATATTGCGCCGCCACCACGGCGCCTCCCGTGGCCATAGCCGTAAAGATCCCCATGATCAGGATGACGAGCGTATCCACGAGGGAGACGCCCGAGACGGCCTCCTCCCCCACCGACGCGATCATCATGATGTCGGCGAGGCCAACGCCAAGGGCCAGAAACTGCTCGACGATCAGAGGCAGCAATAATTTTTTCAAGGATGAGTTGGTAAACATGTTATCTCTTTATGATTTTGGCGTCCACCTTGCCGACGTCGGCGACGCCCGTGAGGATCATGGCCTGGGTCAGCTGGTTTTTCAGCGTCTCAAACGTAAATTTGACTCCTTCCTGTCTGCCGCCGAGGGATCCCCAGATGAGGGGTCTGCCCACAAGCACGCCTTTGGCGCCTAAGGCCAGATATTTCAGGATATCGGTCCCTTCCCGGACGCAGCCGTCCGCAAGGACCGTCACCCTGTCCCCGACGGCCGCCGCGATTTCCGCTAAGACCTCGCAGGGGGCCAGCGTACTGTTCAAGACCCGACCGCCGTGATTGGAGACCACGATGGCCGCCGCTCCCGCGTCGGCGCAGAGCCTGGCCTCGTCCACGGACAGGATTCCTTTGACGATAAAAGGCAACTTCGTCGAGGCCGTGAGTTTTTTGATGTCCTCGAAGGATTTCGGGCCCACGGGCTGGCCGAAGAGCTTCATGGTCACGAGACCCGCGCCGTCGATATCCATGCCGACGGCGGCCGCGCCCGCTTCCTCCGCCATCCGGATCCGTTTCAGGATCTCGTCGTTGGAGCGGGGTTTGATAATGGCGATGCCCTTGCCGCCGGTCTCCCGTATGGTTTTGACGGCAAACTCGTAGCAGGTGGGATCCCCCGTGTCGCCGACCATGCTGACGGTCCCCGCGGCGATGGCCCCGAGGATGACGTCCGTGCAATATTCCTCCTCGGTCACGCCGCCCCCCATGTTGATCTTTGTGCCGGTAATCGGCGCGCCGAGACAGGGGAACGAAAGGTCGAGGCCCAAAAGGCTTGTGGCCGTAACGGGATCCGTCGCCTCATGCACGGTACGCATCACGAGGGCGATATCCCGGAGCTTTGCCCAGGCCCGCTGAAACGACAGGCCGGAGCCCGCGCCGCCCATGCCGGGCACCTGGCCCGCGCAGTATACGCCGTCACAATTTTTACATGTGGCGCAGAGCCCTCCCATTTTTTCCTTGGCGATTCTTTTGATTTCTTTGCTGTCCATATTTCCTCCATTCGCAATATTCCGTCCGTCCAGAGCCATACCGATCGGGGCTTCTTCCCCGTCTGTGTTTTGACATCCGCAGGGGCGGACCTCTGTGTCCGCCTGTTGTTCATTATATCATTTTTGGCGGCGTTTTCATAGGGAATTTTCCCGAAAAGCCCGGTGAAATCCCATGAAATGAAAAGAAACGATCTTTTCGAAAACCGTTTCCTTTCTACACGCTTATTTCTTGAATGCCCTCGGGAGGAGGTCTTCCCTCAGGCTGAGAAAACTTCGCTGTCCTTGATGCCGGCGTCCTTCCGGTTGAAGATCCGCAGCAGCTTTTCCGTCGTCAGGTTCTTTTTTTCCTCCCCTTCGATGTCGAGAAGAATTTTCCCTTCGTGGAGCATGATGAGCCGGTTGCCGTAGTTGATGGCGTCCTGGAGATTGTGGGTAATCATCAGCGTCGTGATGTTGTTCCGCTCGACGAGTTCCTTGGTTTTTTCCATGATGATCTTGGACGTCTTGGGATCCAGCGCCGCCGTATGCTCATCCAAAAGCAGCACTTCGGGTTTGTTCAGGGTCGCCATGATCAGGGCGAGACATTGCCGCTGGCCGCCCGAGAGGGAGCCGACGTTTGTGTCCATCTGCTGCTCGATGCCGAGGTCAAGTTCTTTCAAAAGTCTTTTGTAATGGGCCTTCCGCTTTCTGTTGAGACCGAAGGTCAGGCCGAAGCGCTTCCCTTTGTTGTCGGCCATCGAAAGATTTTCATAGACGGTCATGGAGGGGGCTGTGCCCATGGCGGGGTTCTGGTATACTTTGGAAATGAAGCCGCAGCGCTGATATCGCGGCAGGTTCGTTACGTCCTTGCCGTTGACGACGATGCGCCCGTGGTCCGGGGCCACGTTGCCGGAGATCGTGTCCAAAAGCGTTGTCTTGCCGGCGCCGTTGCTGCCGATGATCGTGAGAAAATCTCCTTTGCGGATTTCGAGATTGAATTCGTTGAAGACCTCTTTGACCGTTCCCAGTTCCGTATGAAATTTTTTGTCTACGCCGCTGATCATTAACATTCCGCGTTCCCCCTTTGAATATCCCTTACTTTATTCATTTTTTCGGCTTTTGCCGCTTTGTGTTCCCTGTGGTTTTGGATGCCCTTTTCGATGGCGTCCTTTCTGTCTTTCAGGAAGATGATGGCCACGACCAGGACCGATGTGACCAACTTCAGGTCGCTGGGGTTCATCCCGATCTTGAGGGCCGTGGCGATGATGGCCCGGTAGATCATGGTCCCCACGATGGCGATGGTCGTTATGCTGACGATCCGCCGTTTGCCGAAGAGGGCGTCACCGATGATGATGGAGGCCAGGCCCGTCACGATGGTTCCCGAGCCCATGCCCACGTCCGCGAACCCCTGATATTGCGCGAGGATCGCGCCCGAGAGGGCAATCAGCGAGTTGGAAATCATGAGACCCGCCACCTTGAGTTTTTTTTCGTCGAGTCCCAGGGAAATGACGAGGCTTTCGTTATCCCCGAGGGCCTTGAGCGCGAAGCCGAATTTCGTCTTCAGCAGGAAGTCCAGCGCCAGTTTCACGAGGAGGAGGAGCAGAATCACGACGATGAGCGTCACATGGTCAATGCCCGAGAGCAGCCGCCCGAGGACGCCGGGGTTCTCCGCCGAGGTAAAGTTGAAGAGGTGCGTCACCCCGAAGAGGGGGATGTTGGATTTTCCCATGATCCGCAAATTCACGCTGTAGAGCCCTGTCATGACGATGATCCCCGCCAGGAGATTGGTCACTTTGAGCTTTACGTGGATGATCCCGGTGATAAAGCCTACGACCGCCCCGCCCGCCATGGCGATGAACAGTGAGAGGACCGGGTTTACGCCCTTTACAAGGAGCGCCGCCGCGATGGATCCCCCCATGGGGAAGCTGCCGTCTGTGGTCATGTCCGGGAAATCCAGGATCTTGTAGGAAATATAGACCCCCAGTACCATGATTGCGAAGATAAAACTCTGTTCCAGTGTTCCGAAAAACATTTTTCCACCTTGTTCTTTCCGTCTTGTACTTTTGTAATTTGCGCCAGTTTCCTGCGTTTTGGAGCATGTAATCATTTTAGCATACGGGGAGAGAGATGAACAGATAACAATTTTATTCGTTTTTTGTTCCTGTCGCTTTTCTCAAAATCCCCGTTTTACGCCATTTTTCTATCTAAATTCCCGAAAAATTGTTCGATACCGCAGGTGTTTTCAGCGGGAAATTTGTTTCGTGTTTATTCGACGATCTCCGCCGTCTTGAAGACGGGGTTGTTCAGATCCACTTTGAATTTTGCGGCCATTTTCCGGTTGACCATGACCCGGTTTTCCTTGGGGGGCTCTATGGGAATGTCTGAAACCGCCTTTCCCTGAAGGATTTCCGCCGCCATTTCTCCGGCCCGGTAGCCGATTTGGTAAAAATCAATGGTCTTTGTCATGAGGGCCCCGAACTGCATATGGCTTTCTTCGGCTGCCACAACGGGTTTGTTGGCCTTTGTGGAGAGCTCCACGACCAGGGTCGCCGCCGAGGAGATCAGATTGTCCGTCGTGAGATAGAGCGCGTCGGTCTTGCCCAACAGCGCCGTCAACGCCGGAACAATGTCGTTTACGGAAGTGACGCCCGCTTCTTCGTATTTGAGTCCGGCTTTTTCGAGCTCGCGCTTGATTTCCGCGATGGAAGCCGCCGAATTGGCTTCGCTGGTGTTGTAGATGAGGCCTACGGTCTTGACTGCCGGGAGGGCCTCTTTGATCAACGCGACCTGATCCGCGATGGGCATGGGGTCGCTGGTTCCCGTGAGATTTTTCGAGGTCAGGCCCGATTTGACGGGATCCGTCACGGCCGTGATCACGATGGGGATGTCTTTGGTGGCGTTCAGGGCCGCCTGGGAACTCGGCGTCGAGATCGTGAAGATCAGGTCTTTCTTGTCGTCGACGAAGCTCTGGGCGATGAGTTGGGCCGTGGAAAAGTCGCCCTGGGCGTTTCTGAATTCGATTTTGGCTTCCCCGAAGCCCTTGTCTTTGAGGGCTGTCTCAAAGCCTTTCCGGGAGGCGTCGAGGGCCGGGTGTTCTACGATTTGTGTCGCGCCGATCCGGATATCTTTGGGCGCTTTTGAGAATGTGGCGCTGCCGCACCAGACCAATGCCGCGATTACCGCAATTGTGAGTTTTATCCGTTTCATTTTTCTTTTTCCTCCGTTTTTGTGTGGGTTTGGGGTCTCTTCCGCTTTCCCGTCTTATGCGCACTGGACCGGAAAGGGGGAGAAAAAACCCCTGCCGAATAATAAGCAGGGGTTTGGTGGTTTTATAAAAAAAGACCTGTTCGAAGCAGGTCTTCACATCCGTTTTATTCTTGTTGCCGGTATGATGGCTTAAACCTGATTCATCTGCTTATTATTCAAACGAAAATTCTGCTACCGTAATAGTAGTAGTAATAGTCGTTCCGCCAATAAGCAAATGTGTGAGCCATTTGGATCTTCTCCTTGAATTTCCTGAAAATACAGCAATTTCTGTAATAATTAACTTATCATACACTATTTTTTTCCGTTTGTCAAATCTTTTTTGAAAATTCTGCCGCCCGTTTCCACAAAATCTCCTCAAGAGTCCGCAGCCTTTTTTCCGGCCAGTTGAACTTCGGATGAAGCCGGAACGTGAAGCCTTCGATTTTTTTCAGCATGTCCCGCTGCCTTCGGGTCATCAGGGGGCCCAGAATTTTTTCAAAAGACCGGGTCTCATTGGCCGGCAGGATGCTTTTCGCGAAAGCCTCGAGCCGTTCGATATCGGCGCAGGCGCTGCCCAGAGCCAGCCCGTGGTCAAAAAGCGGCGCGGGCGCCAGGATTTTTCCGCTCCGGTTGTCCCTGAGCACGCCGTAATTGCCGGTATGCCTGTCGGGATTGAAAATCAGGGCGTCAAAGGCGAGCATATCCCGTATTCCTTCTGAAAACGCGGGCTTCTCCTGTCTGTCGTAATAATTGAGAATGTCCTGCAAATCCCCTGAATCGACGATCCGCCCGACGGGCACAAAGGCCCTGTCGATATCGCTAAACAATTTGCACTTGGAGGCAAGGATGCCCTTCCATTCTTCAAGATCATAAGAAACGGCGTTCAAGCCAAGGGTTTCGGCAATTTGCGCCGCGTAAAACTCGGCGAAGGGTTCGTCGCCGTAGTGGGCGCCCGTTGTCGAACCGCCTTTGTAGAGGTATATGCCGTCGCTGGCGAGGTTGCGCCAGGCTTTGGGGAGCGTTCCGTTTGTGGTGAGCTCGGGCGATGTGGTAAAATCGCGATCCGTCGCGCTGATTCCCGTGTAGGCCACGCCGGCCAGAATATCTGAAAATCTGTTCTCGTAAAGGTTGTATTCGCTGAATTTCCCGGGGAAATGCTCCGGAACCACCCAGTAGCTGTCGTTCAGGGAAAGTCCCTTGCAAATGTCAATGATACCCTTCAGATCGTCGCTTTCGAGGCCCAGAGACGACAAAATCGCCCGCACATACTCGCGGTTCCTGGGGATTGTCCGCTTTTTCAGCCATGAGGTGACGCCCGTCGGCGTCCAGTCCAGATCCATGGGAAAAAGGGAAAATTGGTCGCTCACGAGCTTGACGTCGTCGACGTAGAATCTGAGTTGCGCCGGCGCGAAGCAAAAGGTGAGGAGCGGCGTGTCGTATAGTTTGATTTCGTATCTCTGAGTCATGTGGTCTCCTTGCGGACGGGGGAGGTGAATTTTCTGTGAAAATGATCACGAAATATCACCCATATATTCCAGTACCTCTTGGCTTATGATCACATCGGCTTTTCTGATTGGTCGGTTAAGGTACAACCCATTCATCTCCACACATCGAGACAGCGCAACGTAAGTTTGACCGGCGGCAAATGCCCCACCTTCCAAATCAACCATAACGGATTGGTAAGTTTGCCCTTGAGCTTTGTGAATCGTTATTGCCCAAGCCAGACGAATCGGATATTGCGTAAATGTTGCCACTGCTCTGCTTTCTAATACTTTGTCCTT
Proteins encoded:
- a CDS encoding alpha-hydroxy-acid oxidizing protein — protein: MDSKEIKRIAKEKMGGLCATCKNCDGVYCAGQVPGMGGAGSGLSFQRAWAKLRDIALVMRTVHEATDPVTATSLLGLDLSFPCLGAPITGTKINMGGGVTEEEYCTDVILGAIAAGTVSMVGDTGDPTCYEFAVKTIRETGGKGIAIIKPRSNDEILKRIRMAEEAGAAAVGMDIDGAGLVTMKLFGQPVGPKSFEDIKKLTASTKLPFIVKGILSVDEARLCADAGAAAIVVSNHGGRVLNSTLAPCEVLAEIAAAVGDRVTVLADGCVREGTDILKYLALGAKGVLVGRPLIWGSLGGRQEGVKFTFETLKNQLTQAMILTGVADVGKVDAKIIKR
- a CDS encoding ABC transporter permease, coding for MFFGTLEQSFIFAIMVLGVYISYKILDFPDMTTDGSFPMGGSIAAALLVKGVNPVLSLFIAMAGGAVVGFITGIIHVKLKVTNLLAGIIVMTGLYSVNLRIMGKSNIPLFGVTHLFNFTSAENPGVLGRLLSGIDHVTLIVVILLLLLVKLALDFLLKTKFGFALKALGDNESLVISLGLDEKKLKVAGLMISNSLIALSGAILAQYQGFADVGMGSGTIVTGLASIIIGDALFGKRRIVSITTIAIVGTMIYRAIIATALKIGMNPSDLKLVTSVLVVAIIFLKDRKDAIEKGIQNHREHKAAKAEKMNKVRDIQRGNAEC
- a CDS encoding ATP-binding cassette domain-containing protein, translated to MLMISGVDKKFHTELGTVKEVFNEFNLEIRKGDFLTIIGSNGAGKTTLLDTISGNVAPDHGRIVVNGKDVTNLPRYQRCGFISKVYQNPAMGTAPSMTVYENLSMADNKGKRFGLTFGLNRKRKAHYKRLLKELDLGIEQQMDTNVGSLSGGQRQCLALIMATLNKPEVLLLDEHTAALDPKTSKIIMEKTKELVERNNITTLMITHNLQDAINYGNRLIMLHEGKILLDIEGEEKKNLTTEKLLRIFNRKDAGIKDSEVFSA
- a CDS encoding ABC transporter substrate-binding protein, which codes for MKRIKLTIAVIAALVWCGSATFSKAPKDIRIGATQIVEHPALDASRKGFETALKDKGFGEAKIEFRNAQGDFSTAQLIAQSFVDDKKDLIFTISTPSSQAALNATKDIPIVITAVTDPVKSGLTSKNLTGTSDPMPIADQVALIKEALPAVKTVGLIYNTSEANSAASIAEIKRELEKAGLKYEEAGVTSVNDIVPALTALLGKTDALYLTTDNLISSAATLVVELSTKANKPVVAAEESHMQFGALMTKTIDFYQIGYRAGEMAAEILQGKAVSDIPIEPPKENRVMVNRKMAAKFKVDLNNPVFKTAEIVE